TGACACTAGGGTGGAACTAGACTTGGGCTACATGATAGTATATGATGTGTATAATGgtgaatgttatatttttttacagaagTCGAAATGATAGAGATGATCACGATCCATGAAATACTGGAGAAAAAGGTAACTAATAAATGACTTCATTCATTAGTCCCTTGAAGGAGGAAACTAGATACAAATGGGCTCCATCTATATGTCCATTCGCAATACTCATTTTATCATGCAAGCTATCATTTGAGACCTTGACTCTTGGCcatgaccttcagggtcaattatcaacatcagtccaattcctgcctatcacagacacatttgtagtatttacatattgccaattccttgtaaatcatgtttacaagtactaTTGAAGATAAGAATTATACACAAACATTAGTTTTGGTCCTCATATAACTTTtactacatattacataattattacatattactacagaaataaaaaagaattgatGATCACAACTATTGTTTTTTGCAGGCTTTCTTAGCCAATGAAGATCTTGGAGACTCCTTGGACAGTGTGGAAGCTTTGATTAAGAAAcatgaagactttaaaaaatcacTTGCAGCACAAGAAGAAGAGATCAGTGTGAGTGAAAATAGTTCAATTTTATTGCTTTTCATACGGATGGAAATATTGGATTCAAAACTTtgaatatagaaatgaaatcaaAGATTACATACTCAAAGACAATGTAATATATCATGGTAATTATTTATTGCATGATGAATATGACTAAGTAAATTTGTCATGatgtgtaaaaataataaaagaattatTGGATGTATACTTCCAGTGTGCAAAATGTATGCTTAGCATAATTGGTACAAATACCCTGTGGCAGATATagtaaattcttttgtttttattctacaGGCACATGTTGACTTTGCCGTTAAACTTGTAGAAAGTGAACATTTTGCTGCAGAAGATGTCTCAGAACGTAGAGATAATGTAAGTAGATTTGACACCCTTGTTTTGTTCAGAGATTTCAAACACCAAGTCCTGATAAAAGTCAGTTAGTTTACTTCTGGAAATATGTAGACAATAAAATTGATCCTTCATACAAGGTAAAATTCTCCCAACATGTCAAATGGTACTATCACTCTCATAAAGACATAAATGAACattctttgttattttaaaagaaacttGTACAGGCAAAATTGGCTTCACATTTTCTGTGAGAAGATTGGTCGTGAAAGACTAagtttatattatatgtaatctATAAGAAATCTCAGTGAATTGAAAATGGTTTGGTATAGACAAGTTGACAATATTACAAAGTCTTAGTAGAATCCAAGGTagataattaaaatgaaatatgtgtgaTGTCTTAGAAAATGCTATACTAGACTGAAAGGTCCATCACTGTTTTTGCTTCTTTAACCATTCATGAGTGTTATGTAAGCAGATCAACAATGAAGAAAACTGAGTTATGTAGTGTTATATACTAAAAACCTTTGTTATAGTTTTTTGCCAGATGTGCCAGAattcatgtcaatattttagttACAGCCGCTAAAAGAACCTACCTTTAGTTCCATAGGCAATCTTGTAATGGTTAAAGTATTAGTGGTTAGGTTTTCATGTTGATATTTGTCTAACATTATCTCTTCACCTTCCGTAaagaatgttatattttagggatgaaaagtctgtgtatctgtgtgtgtgtgtgtgtgtgtgtgtgtgtgtctgtgtgtttgtttgtgtttgtgtgtgtctatatcacCATCTACAAAATTACTGgctaaattcaaacaaaattttgtagacatgttccgtagggtaatggcaagatctgattaggttttgataaataTCCTaagcatgcttcaaattcattataacttggtacatacatttgtgatacctaagtgcatctgtcctgaaaatattatcgatgtagtgtttagttagttcccgcggacgaagtccggaacggggacttatggattgggttccgtctgtccgtccgtccgtccgcagccgtttcttggagatacctggaccgatttttttcaaacttggtacaggggcaacatgctatggcatacatatgcacgtcaatttgttttatgatacgatccaatatggccgcctagcaaccatttgtttgcgaattttccctgtctaaaggcataactcggacatgcttgaacagatctctttcaaagttggtattaggacagtgttctatgacatacatgtgcatattcattgttgtcatgatacgatccaatatggtcgcctggcagccattttgtttgtgaattttcatgtccaaagccataactcagacatgcttgaacagatctcattcaaagttggtattaggacagtgttctatgacatacatgtgcatatccatttacattgtgatacgatccaatatggctgcctggtagccattttgtttgcgaattttcatgtccatgcaaagccataactcagacatgcttgaacagatctcattcaaagttggcattaggacagtgttctatgacatacatgtgcatatccattttcgtcgtgatacgatccaatatggctgcctggcaaccattttgttggtgaattttccatgtccaaagccataactcagacatgcttaaacagatctcattcaaagttggcattaggacagcgttctatgacatacatgtgcatatccattttcgtcgtgatacgatccaatatggctgcctggcagccattttgtttgtgaattttccatgtccaaagccataactcagacatgcttaaacagatctcattcaaagttggtattaggacagtgttctatgacatacatgtgcatatccattttcgttgtgatacgatccaatatggctgcctggcagccgttttgtttgtgaattttccatgtccaaagccataactcagactccattttcatcgtgatatgatcccccatacccaaccaatcctttattgttggaggcatattccatgtccaacaagcacacacaacatatctaagtctgtttgttttaggttcacaaatgttgttgcgtgatcagagtagtgataattccttaaaacccaattatagcggggactatgtcattctcaatgacttgtttagcttgaattgaccttcgtagtacatgtttacattttttagcctgatcgcctcctctacatctgaacacGCCACCATgcaaacgaatttctgctcaCTAAGACACAGGCAACCAATCAGGTTGCGTCGTACTTGTCAGGGGCATACACGACGCatcaaacatcaacaaacattgaatatcaacaggaaGTCCAGTAATTGAACTTCCAGAGCCGAAGTACAACGGCTCAGTGGACGTGGACCTACCTTTACTATTACTACATGCCGTTATTTGTGCACACACGGAAACGACAACGTACGAagtatttcaaatatgaaaaaaatttcagtgattgtattgctatatatatatacggtaattaaagaattcttgtttagatgtaCCTCTATGCATTTCGTCTTATGTACATGTTAGCTACATTGGAatggttcccccccccccccccctagtgTCAATGTTTATCTCAGCGAACGCCTACGCGTTTTCTGCAGTAGGCTTGAAGTATTGTATGATTCATAGCAATATTTGCCACAGGGAGtgcacagttgtgctatatGAATCCAGAAAAGAGGAAATTTAAgatataatttctaaaaaaaaaagtcctTATCGTGAAAATTTCGGTCGCTTTGCATTGCATTCAGGGTTCgaacggtcctggaaaaccctggaatttcaaccctctctggaaaaccctggaaaaatgctccctaccctggaaaatgatcgtgatcgattaatattgacgaacGACATGTCTGTGCTTGAGCCACCCATTCTATGATTTATACACTGagtctcgtaaatgtgaaatggcgaaatattttcaaagtctttcgccaccaCGGTGAATCACGCTGattaaacccagacagtcaaccGATCGTTCCACAAGAAACTTTGCCCACAGACCGTACCTATGCATAGCTAGTTGAATGGGCACCGCAatgtttgtttcgatcttggCTATTGCTACTCCGAgtccagtcgtcatttcagcgacataatattgtaaaagtcccgggggtaacagtaggtctgttagtaAGGTAATCGTAACATTGTAGTGAGTATCAAGTATCACCAACCACgactagaaattgttacaagtttggcgcacaagtcgacatactacaagctcacgcatggcaatactagggccTTGGGAAGTGCAGTtcaatttccgggttgtggaagtgcggTTTTGACTTTCATGTTGTCGATAAATGGGAATAAACtactttttttatgtttgtcagtacagtaacattcctaaatggtcaagttgagttgagaaatcacgATGTTCTTCAACACGTGGCCGTATATAAACATTAAGACGCAAGGGCTGAACGTAATCAATTATACATTAAGCGAAATtgcgttacgtaaatgacgttttttaagaaaaaaaaagttgttggtGACCTTTAAATTTAGCcacatcaaaacatacaataatgaggacacagtttagtttttgattttttttctggatatgtctgaattagactatACGAATGCTGTGACTCAAATCTTACaagatcaatgcaccagcttgacgaaacgacTACTACGGGgataggacagaggtttctccgtttaatcttagcgtgcaaaCGTGATTTTAAAACGTCTTGATTAGTGTCGCttgtcttttaaatgttttgtgacatgttATGGGAacctttgttaatttcttctcgtccacatcagacaattagatgtcattcaaaattaTACTTTTAAGTGTATGAACCCTGTGCATTGCATGGTGTTGCGTACACTACAAACTGTCTtcagtaagacgcaacctgattacGTTCGAGGAGAAGCCTACTACAGGGAACGCCTACGCGTTCAATTACTGGACTttctgttgatattcaatgtttgttgatattcgaTGTGTACATTTATCGTGTATGCCACTGACTAGTAAGACGCAGCCTGATTGGTTGTGAGACTCTGTGAGCAgtaattagtccccgcggacgaagtccggaatggggacttatggattgggttccttctgtccgtccgtgcgtctgtccgtccgtccgtccgtccgtccgcagccgtttcttggagatgcctgtaccgatttttttcaaacttggtacaggggcaacatgctatggcatacatatgcacgtcaatttgttttatgatacgatccaatatggccgcctagcagccattttgtttgtgaattttccctgtctaaagccataactcagacatgcttgaacaaatctcattcagagttggtattaggacagtgttctatggcatatatgtgcatattcattgttgtcatgatacgatccaatatggccgcctggcagccattttgtttgtgaattttcatgtccaaagccataacttagacatgcttgaacagatctcattcaaagttggtattaggacagtgttctatgacatacatgtgcatatccattttcattgtgatacgatccaatatggctgcctggcagccattttgtttgcaaattttccatgtccaaagccataactcagacatgcttaaacagatctcattcaaagttggtattaggacagtgttctatgacatacatgtgcatatccattttcattgtgatacgatccaatatggctgcctggcagccattttgtttgcaaattttccatgtccaaagccataactcagacatgcttgaacagatctcattcgaagttggtattaggacagtgttctatgacatacatgtgcatatccattttcgtcatgatacgatccaatatggctgcctggcagccattttgtttgtgaattttccatgtccaaagccataactcagacatgcttgaacagatctcattcagagttggtattaggacagtgttctatgacatacatttgcatatccattttcatattgatatgatcccccatacccgaccaatcctttattgttgtaggcatgttccatgtccgacaagcagacacaacatatctaagtctatttgatttaggttcacaagtgttgttgcgtgatcagagtagtgctaattccttaaaacccaatcatagcggggactatgtcactCTCAATGGCTTGTTCGTTTGCATGGTGGCgtgttcagatgtagaggaggcgatcaggctaaaaattgtaaacatgtactacgaaggtcaattcaagctaaataacgatggtaagatagcaatgcacgattagcc
The sequence above is drawn from the Glandiceps talaboti chromosome 21, keGlaTala1.1, whole genome shotgun sequence genome and encodes:
- the LOC144451318 gene encoding spectrin alpha chain-like; translated protein: MIEMITIHEILEKKAFLANEDLGDSLDSVEALIKKHEDFKKSLAAQEEEISAHVDFAVKLVESEHFAAEDVSERRDNKLVQAKLASHFL